The genomic DNA TactattttcttcatttaaacaCACCAATACGCTTAATTGGAATAAAATACGAAAAAGACACCATCCTGTTCATTTGGCATTACAACACGTTTAAGCAAAAGTTTTATAGTAGatggggattttttttcaatttttgttgatataatattatttaactTATTCGATCCCTCACCTGAACACTAATAAGTGTGTCAttgttaaaagatatttttattcgGTTTTAAAATCAATGACAAGGAAATTTTTgtgtataaagttttaaatatgtcgccaataaaataaaacaatgcttTATTTTCTACATCGTTTTATTGTTAGTTGATAAACGTTTACATGGTTAAGTAGCAGCTTTTACAAACTTGTTAAAAGAATGACacattcataaaatattgatctaCAAACTAAATACACATATGTGTATGTTGGAAAACAGTACTTGTAAATAGCCTTCCGGATAATTAATTGACGAATTAACATGATGAAATTTACATGACGAGATTTACATGTAAAGCGAATATTAAGTGTGATAATTTTCGAGTTAAATTACTGATAAAATGAGACTTGAACATATGTGTGTAGGACAAGGTCTATCTTTCCGAGATAACACACGATAACAGACACATGTTTATCTTTCTGCaggtaaatataataataataatacactCCCGATTTACAAGGCAGTGTGACATAAGTATAAGTTATAACAACAAAGCATGCGCATTTTTATAAGTTGACATGGTCGAGGGATTTATGTATACGATATAAACCACGTGATATCAGGAGGTAGGCGATTTAATCAAcgttattatcatttaaattcatttattgtgACGTTTATtatttaaaccaatcacaattCTATACGTAAGGCGTTTGTTATTAATAGAATAAGATAAGTTAGAGTCATTGAAATCTATCGTAGGTCATTCGTGTATAAGCATGTATATGACATGGTTTACGCTCAGCAAACAATATATGTTTATGCATAGGCAATCCATTTTTCATTGATGTTGGTGTTTATTTATAGCTATCGTGGGAACACTAACAAAAACTGTCTCTATGCATAATATCATGGGGAAATGAACTTGAACAATTCTTATAGCAAACTTATTTTATCATGAGCTTTTTAATCGTAAAACCAAGATACTCACAATATTTCCCCAAAAATTGATACATATCCTAATTTCAAATGACATGAATGTATTGGTGTCGTAATATGTTCATATTCATAGTGAGAATGACAACGTTTGAGCCGTATAAGGAGGTATACAATGTTAAATTGCGTTGTCTATCTTTGCAAAACATATATGAcgaaaataattaataatttatgcATGTACTACTTACGTTTTGGGGAAGAGAGtggtattttgatttttaaagagTTTTAAATGGATTTATATGTGGCGGTAAACACTACATTATGAATCCCTTTATAgcatttgaagttttttttaaatcttaaggAAAACACTCATTGCACCAACaatttgtttgtgttgtaaTCAAAGTTATTTATGTCCCCCTGTTTTACCTCCAAATAACGTTTCAGTGGTCTCGTGATAGCATTTCCTCCTGTAAGAATTTGATGTGAACACCAGGCCGTTTCAAACCACAAACTTTGAAAGAGTATTTGCTGCTTCTCTGCTAAGCACgtgacataataaaaaaaagcaggaaGAATAAGTGGACTAGCCGTCATAAAAAATTGTTTGGGAATGTTGACAAGTCTTTCTGTGGGTTGTAACCATCATATCGAACAAGTTCAATATTCAGGCCAGTATGTTTGTCTTGTCCAAAACAGGATTATAACTTATTTTGCAGAGGAATCGGCCTTTTCTGTCAGTTATTTAATTTGCCACAAGACGTTatacaactatatatattttttttttgcttcagaTGCATGTGTAGGAACTACATATATTTAATCACTGTGGATTTTTTTATCTAATGATTACATTGAAGTCTTTAATTTGCttaattgatattaaaaaacaaaaatattcagcATAGTTGATGTCTTCAAAATGGGTAATACTAAAtagaattttgtttaaaagaaaattgattTGTATGCttaatttaattattgtttagTACTTTCGTGTACAAATTTTCACTAGGaatcaattatttcaaaaacttattttgCAAAATTGTATCAAATTGAATGTAAATAAAAGCAGTTCACTGTCatcatttctaaaattatttttttagattctcattttgttttcttttaagtaatttatCACATGCTATCATATCAATAAGTGTTTTTGTTCTATCAATACTATTATTATTCTACGTAACCTAAAATTACATAAATCAAGTATATTTTTGAACCACATTTATAAAACTTCAAAAGTTAATTTCTTATCAAATTTTAAGACATACAGTAACGAATTTAAGTCCTGGTACGAAATTCATATTGTTCAGTTTCCAACATTATTTGCAAAGATTTCTATAATAATTCTGACCTGAACAGGCTGCAGATGATATCATTAAATCATTTTAAGTCTTCGGCCAATTTTTAGTTCTGCGGTAAATTCTGCACTGTTTGCTTGCAGTCAATTAGTATCTGTTAAGTATATGTTTTAACTGTTCAGTATTTACCTGCATCTATATACATTGACTTTAATGTATGAAAAGCTAATGGACAGAACTGAATTGACTAACGGGAACTGTCTGATCAGTACTTATTTTGCGGCATTAGTAGTTTACAAATTGACAGACACACTTCTCATAACTGAATGGATGATTGGTCAGAACGGTGTTAAAACCAAAACTACCATTTAAGACTATACTTCATTTTCAAGTGGGTATTTGACGAATGTGGTGATGTAATATTTATTCACAATAAATGTGATTTTGTAAGCCAATTTTCtatgaaaatatattgttaagaagggtaaatcatttatttcagaCGAAGATGACCTACCAAAAATATTGCCCCCTAAACGTAGACGGCAAGAAAAGGGAAACCTAATGGTGGATTCTAAAAGTGATATGGACAGAATTAAACAAGAGTTCCCTCAATTTAATTGGTTGGAAAAGAAATACAAGGACCAAAATACTACTTATGACGACAAAAAAGATACCAATGTAATAGACATTAGTAATATTGAAAAGACATTGGAAGTTTGTAACACTGATACTGTAAATCCTCCTGATAATACTCATCAGGATGTTTACAGAAATCCACAAGAAACTATCCGACAGAATGAACATTCCATTCCTCCTGAAACTACCCAGCCGTATCTACTTAATACAGTAGTTGAAGACCACGGTGCACCTGTACTCTCAAATATAGAAGACAACGACCAAAATGATAGTTCTAGGtaaaaatactttaatattttttattgatattattgttttcaattcgAAAACTTTGTTTCATTAGTTATTCATGTTTTTGACTGGGATTTCAATATGGCAAATTTCTAGACACAGAAGTTTAAATTATGTATCTGCAACGACGACAGCATGTACTATTagttataataatatatttcagaAGGCAAGAACGCTTTAAGGTAAATATCTTGTAAACATGCGCATTTTGTCTATCATAACTTCGGCTTGTCCTTGACTTCTTTATTAAAGTTTCATAACCGCAGACACGTTGTAAAGTTGTTTTCCATCGCGGGaattttttagaaataattagtccacggtcaactatatttagtttTAAGAATCATGTGGTagcaatattttaatcaaattcacTTGGTTGTGACATCAGCATTAATTTTGGTTTACATTGTATGTGTTAAATTACATCTTGGGGAATTTATCACACAAcattcggattttttttttaatttctcgaacaaacaatacataaatatttcataatgtagtaagatttatatataaaaaaaccagTTTAACGGTAAAGCAAATTTATAAATCTGTAGTCAAAAACGTTAATCGACAATAACATTTAAACGAAGAACAGACAATAACATTACATCAAACGaagacaaaatacaaataaccTCACATGTTGCTATATACTAAAAAATAGAGAATGAGCAACATGAAcatatacaaaaacataattcagataaaactttaatttgtgaTTTCCTTTCCATAGCCGGGAGATGAAAATAATGGGTTTTAGGGTATCCAAAACGATGAAATGAATGCACTGGGCATTTTGTCAATTGTAATTTTTCGTTAATCAATAGAAAGTACGTATTCTTGATTTTAAATAAGTTGTATTTTCATTGCAGCCTATCACTTGCAAGCAACAATGAAAAGTCAGACAACAACTCAACGACAGAGAGTATTCCAAATCTTGAGTCGAATACAGATGTTCAGATGACGGTCATTGAGCATGAAGTCGAAGATTCTGAAGTTACACCGGTGGTGATGAATGAAGATTTTGGTATATATAGAATAACTTCTCATTAATAAagaatcaaattaaaataaaagaaagaacaaatagagaaagaaatacaaaaatctGTCTAAAAAATCTATAGCTAAAATTGAAACCAAAATACAGATAATTTAAACTAAAACTTAAGGATGAgatatgtatatttatgtattatcaAGATTTAATAAGTTGCAAATTATTGTCAATTAATTAAGATCAATGTTACAAATGTATACCattgatatgttttaatttcGTCTAGTTCGAATATTCGAGTGGAAGTCTGTTTTCTTTCAGGGTATGCATTGTATTtgctttaaaacatttaacttttttttttcttttttttaaccttttcaacattcaacatacACCTCACTCATTTTTCAAAAGCATAAAACACTTTTACAACATACACTATACACTATTATACATGTCCAGTTTTACAAGGTATTGTATACCATTCAAACAAATCTTTCTTAAAATGCtacaaatattttcagaaaattttggAGCAGATGTAGATACCGTTGAAGTAAATAGCATCACAACAACATTAGTCCCAAGTTGCTACATTGAATCAGAAATATGCTTAGACCATGTCATGGATCAGAGCACCCAAATAATTACTACAGAACCGAGTAATGATGCTGACAAAGGTTATGAAAAATCGATTAACATGGATGACGATGTCATTTCTGGTTCAATCAATTTCATTATGCAATCAGACGAAACTCCATCAAACCTACTGAATCAAGATAACGATATAGTTTTTAATACAAATGATGTTCCTGATAGTTTAAAAGAAGTAGACCAATCGAGTATTTCGACTAATAAAATAGTTGGAACTGACATTACAAACGGGTccattaatgaaaataattcaaataaggGAGAAGCTATGCAACAACTAGAACCAACCATTCCTACCACTACTGCCGTTATATCAACAGGTGTATTAGGCGTTACTAAAAACACAAATAGCACAACTTCAATAGCTACAAATTGCAATGAGGGATTGACAGAAAATTCCAGGAATTTATCAAATGAACCTTCGAGTCATTTATTATTATCTGCTCAAATACCGACAGACCTAAATACCGAGTCCTCTTGTATATCAACATGCCAGTCAATGGAAACTGTAGCATCAAGGTATTCACCTTCAGTTGATAGCAATCAACCACAAGAACGCATTCCAGACAATATTGCTTCACAAGAACCTGTTACCAAAAAGCAGCGAACAAATGAAATAACATCTCCAAAAACAAACGATTATCATAAGAATATTCCTCCGTTGGTTCCAGTGTCCTCTGTTTCTAAAACAAATAGACCGTTGTTTAGTAAATCACGCTTATTAGGACCAGAAGTGGAAGCAACATATAATGATATCAAACAGTTGAAACATGAACTTGAAATGAGAAATCGCGAAGCAGGACAAATGATGCTGTTACTGaaggaaaaagaagaaatgttgcgTAATTTGCTCTTATCATCTCCTCTTGGGCCAAATAAACGTCCAACACCTGCTACTGGAATGAATCTAACGAACCGTGGTAATGTGTCTAGTAATGATGCACAATTACAAGTAATACAAAACAATTGCAAAGCTGCGGCGTCAAAAGTGTTTACTTCATATGGTCAAAAGAATAAAGTTCCACCTCCTGCGCATTCGTGTAAAAGAGAAGACACGAAAGAAATACTAAGGACGCTTGAGATCAATTCGAGAACAGTTCCTAATAACCTTCGACCGACCGGCCCTTTTTCTTCTCGACAACGTCCATTGTCACCTCCAACTCGATTTAAAGGAGCTTCTATGTCTGGCCCGTTAACGGCTGCACATGCACAAAAACCGTTTGAGGTACCAGGAAAATTAATAACTGTAAAGAATGAGAGGTCAAAAAGTCAAGGTAGTGAAGTCGTTAGCATATCTGATATCAGTACTTCAAGAGCTCTATCAGCTCCTGCTAGAGATAGTCATCTAGGTTCCCCCATAAATTTGCAACAGCAATTTGGCAAACCTTGTAATTTAACCACGAATACCCCCATACAGTCAAGTTTTCAATCAGCTGTGTCTCCTACACAAGTGCAGCAGCACATAGTTGCTACTCCTCAGACTAGACCTCAGCATATAAATAGCAGCATACCAGCCACTAAGCAGACAAAAGCGGTGGCCAAATGTAGTAAAATTACTGAAAATGCCATACAACAAGAATTGGGTGAAGCTATAAGACGTCGTCAAAAACAGGAACGATTAGAACAGGATTATCAGCAGTTCAAAATAGCAAAACCAACAATGATGAATAATTCGCAAAAACCAAATAGCATACCGAAACCTTCTTTTGCAGATACTACTAACTTTGAAATGCACAAGAACAAACTTATGTTAGAAAATGGTCCAGGAATAGTTCCTGCAGCTCGACCAAGCATGCACACTCTTTCAAAAACAGGAAATCCTCCACAATATCCAAGCGGTCAATTGTTAACTGTACTACAGAGATCTCCACATCCTGGGGAAGTCAATGCCCGACCTAATAATCCTGTATCATCCACAAGACCATCTATAAATCCTGCTCACCTACCACATAGTGTTCGGCTAATCGGTGCAGCTACAGTGCCATCAAATCAAGTAATCAGAGGCAATGATCCAAGAAGAACTAttccaaatatatatcaaacacCACAGATGCATTATCAGCATTCCCCGGTCGCTGTATCAAATAATGCACCGAGAGTTCAGAATATCCATATGCAGCCTGGAATGCTTCCTCAAAATCCGATGTCCCAACGACCGTATCACGAAGGTTTGTTTAAACACTGAATCataatttcactttttattCGCCGAATACGTTTTTTTACCGCGAATTATCTTCGTCAGGTACACATGCAGTTGAATGCAAGTTACAAACAATCAACTATGAAAAAAACTACATATTTTATTCACAGAAGGAATAAcctcttttttaaatacacatgtattaAACAATTATGACAACGTGACGAATAATTGTGTTTGTACTTGGAAAGTGAACAACGTTCACATCAGCACTAGTAAGGGTTTTAGTTGTGATCAGCAATGAGTTATTCTTTTATGTTCAGACTTTCATGCAATTTTTCTGACTTATCCACTTTGGTAAATTCAGAGCTGTTCAAACAATTTGTTTACAGTCAATTCAGTACTGTTCAGAAGTTTTTTAGACAATTCAGTCCAATGCAGACTTGTAAAGGTAAATATTAACTACTGAAAAGTCTGAATATAGACTGAACAGATTATCATTGACTGCGAGAGAGCTGTCTGAACATTATTGAATATAGTGGATTAGTCTGAAAGTTGACTGATAGACTAAAAATTCCTTGATAACTTTTTTCAGTCTTGTAAGAACTTGAGATTAGAACTGTTCAGATACAAATTTTCGTTTCACATTCGTAATTGATTAACTAGTGCacttatgtgataaaaaaaaaagcatgcacacatatatactagtagttaaCATTAtgactatttcattattcaattaaaccattaataattaaaataaaaaatgtataaaatatgacTGGCTGactgttaaaatcaaataattaataacaATATGACACGTATGATAtgaacatttacattattatttatttaggtCCGAAATCATTTCATTCCCCGCCAGCACAGTTCCAGACAGCACAACATATACAAAACCAACAAATATTAGTTCCTGTTTCTGCACATCAACAAATGGTACATCAACCACCAGGGTCTGCTGCAAGATTTCAACAGGTAGTTGGCACAGATAATTCAGAAGAATCTAATAACAACTTAAACGCACTCGTTCATGCAAGCATAGTTCAACATATAACTAAGCATGTCAACTTTAGAGCATAGATAATAATTAAAATCTCCGATGAAATTTGTTTTcccataaatatttcttttaaaatatttgataaccctgcaaatcaattttatttgaattttaatgctttttgtgattttccatCCATTCCTTTACAAAATGCCTTTGTACATATACCATGTTCCTTCCATCTTTAGTTTGTATTAGCTTCGATATTTtagtttaacttttaaaattgttttaaacgtAGCCTTTTTGGTGTGGATCATTTCAACAAACGTGTATGTATTATCATTTTTGCATGATactgtattcttcttttttttttaatgaatgtggTGTTTTTGTTGTATCTTTTCCAACTTTATTCTTCAGTTTGTTTTCCAATATCTATTATTTAAAAACTTCCTGTATCGTCGTATGAAATTTTGCAGTGTATACATACTAGTTAAACAGTTTAATTTATTCTCAAAGTTTACAATACTATTTTGATGTGTTAgaagtgaagaaaaaaaagcagTTCTCATAAAATAATTGCTTGATGTTTAggtacaatgatttttttttatatatttccatGTATTCATTGtgatttttgattataaaaGTTATGGACAACTTGTaaaggaattaatttttttattaaaatgaggtataaaacagtatttttatatacaaaaagcagGAAACATTGAACTCTTAATTTGAGTTTTCAAGGTAGCAAGTGATCATCTTAACAGATTTGGAGTTAAACTTCGAACATAAGGAAACGATGTGTTCCCTTGAAagcaaaactaaaataaaagcGTTTATAGTGATAAAAGTTCTAGGATGTTGATAAACATTAgttttttaaatgcatatttgataaaGGTATGCCGTGATTACCTTGTCAATACAAAGCTTCTTATCTTCACATGAATCTTAAAtaatatcttatatttaaattcGGTCATATTGCGTTCATTTGTGCTATCATATAACAAGTTGATTGGTTTAATCGGAAAATTTTGTCTTACATACGATAATGGGAGAATACTATGTCATAATAGTACTTCAATACCATGATTATCatgttaaaacaacaataattacattagatgtaggtttcattataatacgttattctgattggctaacatgttattccgtaaacaattgcatcagacaataacatttatcatgcatgatgacacgaggtcccacaaaaaagtgcacaggtgaattaaattaaactggataaaaatcgtgttttcatgattttagctaaaaaaaatgtaattataagtattgaatacttctttttgaaactttatagggttgtaaaagcgttgaccgtgcgtaaatttttagaatgaagcgcttccgcggttcatacaaaatgtacttcggtcaacgcttttaccacccaataaatttacaaaaagaagcattcaattcttaaatacatACAGACACATTTTACTGTATGTCAGCGACTATAAATGCCTCCTGTCGCCTCCTCGTTATGCATATTGCTATTGACATTGGATTCAAAAAATAATCTTTGGTTTGTAGGTGTTATATGGACTGTTACGTATATGTTTTCGTTCTTTTTTGTTATGGTTTCTCTTTtttggatttttgtttttattcaatttttggtgTTTTCGTTGGTGTGGCCTGTATTTCAAACAGtgttatttcattaaaaaaaccaTATAGCTATTTGCCGTAAGAAAGTCCAATTTTCGCTTCTATATAGCATGATTAACCGAGAACGATGCGATGCTCtccttaattttaaattttaaactgtattttcattaaaaaaaactatgaactAGAATCTAACCTTCATGAACAAAATTATTGGTTCGTTTATTAGACACCGAATACAAGACGTTTTATGTGGTCTATAAACATGTTTCATACAATTGTCTGTGTCAAGTTCCTAATCGCTCCCAGTATTGATAAAATGTtcaattaattttcaataatttttgaaaaacaaattcacTGAAAACGAAATAAGATAAACGAAAAGGCAATGacataaatatatgtaaacagaaaacaaccacataaagatataaacatAGGACAGTGACCTATAAACATACGTAGTGTTTGAGGTATTGAGTTTGATTTCGATTGATCGACTGCACGatattacaaatgttttaattatggGTCGTTTATTACGATAAAAGACCTCTCGCTTGCGGCTAATCCAGGACTGTTAAGTTTTCGTTTTAAGCTATCAAGTATTTATTGTGTTGTGCAAATATTACAATCACTCAAACGGTTTTAAAGGAGAAACACTTGATATCATGCGTAGTATTAAAACGTAACTGAAGTTCTGGTATTTGATATGTCAAAAAGTGGTGACTACAATTTGTGAatgaagaaagaaaataaacgtACTTTCATATTCGAAGGCGTTGATTTTGCAAAATGACATATCAATCAATAAGCGCATAGCTTGAAAGGAAACTTTGGTTTATTCAAGGTTGGGAATTTATAGACCGACGTTTTGGCCCTTGCATTACTTGTTCATAATActcaaaaaaaaacatggaaaaataaagacgttttttttttatatgaaaagacCCTGAGAGAAAAAAAGTCATTCGAAATCTGCAGATCACTGGCATAAATGTTCTTGAAGACTCATTTCATTTAAAGTGTGTTTAACCGcgaaattgtttatcatctttCATTTATTAAACACAAGTTGACATACGTTTTGTTTTTACTCTGTTCTCCAAAGTGTTCCTATTAGTCTTTGGATCCCGATAAATTCGAAAATTGGCAGTAATGTTGTCTAATTGCACTGCTCTTTTATATCCGGCGCTTGTATACATTAGAACCACATTGAAATGTCcgcttaacattttttttatatcttcttGATATTTTAACTTTGCTGCATTTGTTTTCACTTATAACAATCATCtagttttttattaaatttttacttgCAACCATGGCTTACATtgctttgaaatattttatcacatatattgtttattttattatattgttacGATTGGTAATTTAGCAAATAGATcacgattttatttattttcccaAACAAACAAGAAATATCAGTAATTATGTAAATCATGtgccattttgttttaatattcagCGTTTTTATTAAAGGCTGCAATGTTTTCATTAAAGAACAACTTACACATTGAATtaccaaaatatgaaatactCTATTTTGGTTTACAATATGGTTCCGTACTGATATTCGTGGTTactattgacattttttgtattaatacAATTATTGTGTAGTACAGTTTTAGTTCATCGTTTGAAGTTTAATATCACATACAagtactttgttttatttattaagttaTTCACTGATGATCAGTTacttattaaaattttagttttttatgtacttacgtgaaatattaaaataccaCGTGGCAAATCAAGGGGCCAAATCGAGGGGGCATATCACATCACAGAGATCAACAAGGCATAAACGAAATTAGCTGTGACAGAGTAAAAATCTGAAAACACCTTTACTCACTATATCACACGTTGCATCATGATAACAAGTTTAATAATTTCGTAAATGgacaaagaattaaaatatctaAGGCCATTTTGACCTGAAGCGATTTTTGATCTTGTCTTATTGCAATTTTTGATAATATaacgtttaaaatatatatctatgaatatccatatataaatacacattcttggctttaaaaaataatgagtgGTGGGATTTTATGGGGAACGTCAATCAAGATAGGATCTTATGACAAAAGGAATGATAAGGTGTTATACTAATTTGCATGACTAGAAAACATATGTGATCAGTGGTATTCCGCTATATCAGCATGATCATTTACGAGAAATGGAGAAAGAGTAATCGATTGCCAGCTATTAgatggatattttattttcagtcaaATAAGGCATCGCGGCgtctatgaaaataaaattatttcagtaTCACCCCATTAGTTAGAATATTTAAATGAGAAACACAGgtctataaaagagggacgaaagataccaaagggacagtcaaactcataatc from Mytilus trossulus isolate FHL-02 chromosome 8, PNRI_Mtr1.1.1.hap1, whole genome shotgun sequence includes the following:
- the LOC134680897 gene encoding uncharacterized protein LOC134680897 isoform X2 → MNKVKPEKKGPGKIKNLPGRPRSKLKKTKELNRFNLDISEFKTLNVVSSDSVLRRRCPNYFAKCPRVTLSRINTNHSNNQSRNAFDIFDAKIQGLDNNKYSAPENIKGNINGDVSTETVKSNNTTLKIQEGNSSESVQIRENQIALSNNIVTELDVTNLKLTFKNLINHKSSSVSAGDEISSCEQSGESMQPVLSSDEVSVTDKTKDIDMLYDDNQNKNAGKENDSCLSEKQNNNNATRVSSNDTSLSETYGNYSKDNIINHSDKLANLQEDKQSETNENCEQPILSEITTNTPSPTVHSSSPPVLLAVDSVETQSSIEDVPYMCTNSKADEELPQTVASKLQNNEQISEIELNQKEVDKDLQCTTLNIYVVEENISRGQDTITEAIAPLEKDSEISSVRTNDVSSEKPECRVPVVLENQTGSTSNQNQEISAPPNCQLDELPQRSLPKLSKNDKKQSIIKKEHEEIIIMRKPLYQHDGYDSDATMIYDEEEDKCARIVCRKGSDFDPLKIKQTQQLLRLKSKIEQSAENRNEIVKTPETMECLESLYPPFRGENRDNSDDLSNKASSDIDENHLFIAEPCETVDNVSRVSKIHNSDKKKDKHFKPINKIRIALKQKEEKHEHSKYQIQKNEKQHNGGIKPAANKWEEVMTSCDAVILTDMTISRGIAKKHSEKTNKKNKSASPKTKKTERKRKHDTQDDMVLKNINKIFPKPRRKRTKDEDDLPKILPPKRRRQEKGNLMVDSKSDMDRIKQEFPQFNWLEKKYKDQNTTYDDKKDTNVIDISNIEKTLEVCNTDTVNPPDNTHQDVYRNPQETIRQNEHSIPPETTQPYLLNTVVEDHGAPVLSNIEDNDQNDSSSLSLASNNEKSDNNSTTESIPNLESNTDVQMTVIEHEVEDSEVTPVVMNEDFENFGADVDTVEVNSITTTLVPSCYIESEICLDHVMDQSTQIITTEPSNDADKGYEKSINMDDDVISGSINFIMQSDETPSNLLNQDNDIVFNTNDVPDSLKEVDQSSISTNKIVGTDITNGSINENNSNKGEAMQQLEPTIPTTTAVISTGVLGVTKNTNSTTSIATNCNEGLTENSRNLSNEPSSHLLLSAQIPTDLNTESSCISTCQSMETVASRYSPSVDSNQPQERIPDNIASQEPVTKKQRTNEITSPKTNDYHKNIPPLVPVSSVSKTNRPLFSKSRLLGPEVEATYNDIKQLKHELEMRNREAGQMMLLLKEKEEMLRNLLLSSPLGPNKRPTPATGMNLTNRGNVSSNDAQLQVIQNNCKAAASKVFTSYGQKNKVPPPAHSCKREDTKEILRTLEINSRTVPNNLRPTGPFSSRQRPLSPPTRFKGASMSGPLTAAHAQKPFEVPGKLITVKNERSKSQGSEVVSISDISTSRALSAPARDSHLGSPINLQQQFGKPCNLTTNTPIQSSFQSAVSPTQVQQHIVATPQTRPQHINSSIPATKQTKAVAKCSKITENAIQQELGEAIRRRQKQERLEQDYQQFKIAKPTMMNNSQKPNSIPKPSFADTTNFEMHKNKLMLENGPGIVPAARPSMHTLSKTGNPPQYPSGQLLTVLQRSPHPGEVNARPNNPVSSTRPSINPAHLPHSVRLIGAATVPSNQVIRGNDPRRTIPNIYQTPQMHYQHSPVAVSNNAPRVQNIHMQPGMLPQNPMSQRPYHEGPKSFHSPPAQFQTAQHIQNQQILVPVSAHQQMVHQPPGSAARFQQAKVQQIIQQQQQQIQQQQQQHQQQLQQENCGPDMSNTKAQGMISNSQQVVHGSGMPQQGNCGPDMSNTKAQGMISNSQQVVHGSGMPQQEAGSKAQHIFGNCIMCGKFSLYLCSTCQSIWYCSQQCQLKHWTTHQHECKYTTTK